The genomic DNA CATGCTAAAAACTAGCATGCAAAAGCTGCGGAGTCACCGTCCGCGCCAGGACCAGCGGTCTCTTTTTGCCGGAAGAATTTCCACGCAGCACGCCACAGACGGCGTCCAGGGTTCTAACTCCTCCCCGAGCCTCACATGCGAAACAATGAGACTCCCATGAAAACTGCTGTATCCTAGGACAACATGACAGAGCAACCAGGAAACGGTTTCGAGTTAAGCCTCGGAGAAAAATCGGCTTCGTCACTCTCGCTGGTCGTGCTCGGCCCCTAATGGCGatggcatgcatgcatacatgctGTTGCTGTGAAATCGNNNNNNNNNNNNNNNNNNNNNNNNNNNNNNNNNNNNNNNNNNNNNNNNNNNNNNNNNNNNNNNNNNNNNNNNNNNNNNNNNNNNNNNNNNNNNNNNNNNNCTACAGAATTCTTCTATGGAAGAAACTAGAATGCAGAGGCAGaatcttctgtctcgcttgctcgcctctttctttggATGAAAGACTGTCCCCGTTGCCTCCTGCTCAATTCTGCTGTGTACCTTGACATACTGACGGAAAAAAATAGATGCATCTCTCCTTGTCACCTACACCCGTCTTAGACGTGCAAAAACGCCCTCAGGCAATGATTTTCGCCAACATGCATCTAAAAACAGCAGCAAAAGTGCGGAGTCACCGTCCGCGCCAGGACTAGCGGTCTCTTTTTACCGCAAAAATTTCCACGCAGCACCCCACAGACGACAACCAGGGTTCTAAAACCTCCCCGAGCCTCAACTGAGAAACAGTGAGACTCCCTGAAAACTGCTGAATCCTAGAACAACAAACAAGCAACCAGGAAAGGTTTCGAGGAAAGACCGGAGAGCTATCAACTTCGTCACTCTCGCTGGTCGTGCACTGGTTtcttttttgcatgcatgcatgcatgcatgctgtTGCTGTTGAAATCAGTCACGACTTCCGAACCAGGGACCGGTGCGgggcgtttttctttccttgcaTCTCCGTCTCAACGCGTCTGTTTTTAAGTTTTCGTTTCAAATCGCTCGCTTTTTTTCGACTGCATTCAACGCTTTGACGCTCAAAGGCGAAGAGCACAGCCGGCACAGGAAACCTGCTGTGTGCCCCGCATCGTATCCGCGGTTGGTCTTTGCTGGCGTTTTCGTcctgtttccgcttttcccttgagcttccttttctccttttcctgtccGCCGTCCCTTTTTCTATTCTCCCTCTTCAATCCTCTCGCAGAGGCTCGTTTTCGGGCAACTCTGTTTctggagagaacgcggtgtctgtctgtctgtcctAGCGTCAATCTTTGCGAGCGCAGCCAGCGTCATTTGCAACGACGCTGCTTCTCGTCGTGGTAAAACAAGTTTGAAACAACTCTGGTCTGCTCTTTCACCAGGAAACATCTTTTCGGGAATTTGTGGGTACAACGCGATTGGCAACAGCTCTGAGGTCCTCGACCTCTCGAACGACAGGATCATGGAAATCTAGACCGGCAAAGCGATATCCACCGTCCGGACAGTGACCCCGATCTCGACGCACGCGCCGCTACATGCATATTTAGGCAGCCTCTTGTTTGTGTGAAGCTGTTTGACGAGTCGTGTTCTTCGGCCCAGACAATGCGGCAACTcacggaagaggaagtcaAGCTCGTCTTCGAGAAACTTTCCAAGTTGTAGGCTTTTGCTCTGCGtgtttcttccgtcttttgtttcctctttttcccttgccttttcttctcttcacgGAACGCGTAGCAAGATTTCTTCCTCGGACCCGTCCCCTCGAGAAATTGTGCCGCTTGCCgtgctcctcctctcttctcatTTGAGtgcctgcctttctccctcttctgcttttCTACTCTGTAGTGTCTTCGGCGTCCAGTCGAatcgtctctgttcttcaCCCCCAACAGCCGTTACATCACCAGCTTGGGCAAACGATGTGTGGATCTCCCCAGGTGTCGGTCTTTGGATCTGGACTGTTTTTCTTGCTCCTGAGTCTGTGCAAATAAGCTCGTATTTAGCCACGCTTCCCTCCTCACGGTGACGAAGTTAATACacatttgtatatatatatatatattcaatAGGTTGCATGCGTGATGCGTCTATTTCTGCACGCCGTTAATCTTCCCCAGCTTTACGGAGCGGGAATGAGCAGAAAGCTTTGTACTTTTCGGCCTTTCTGGAAGAGCTTGGAGCCGGATACTGGTCCGCGTCTGACTCCGAGTCATTGTTTTTGCCGTCTCTACAAATctatatattatatatagATGCACATGTTTATACATAAAAATATGTCCGTTTCTGAGTGTTCATCTCCGGGAACAGCACACAGTGCGTACCTACCGATTTTACATATGAATGCGTATCGGCATTTGCGTTCGAAGGTGCTCTGTTAGGGTCAAGTGAACATGCAAGTCGCGCCCGCAGCGCTCGAAAGACGTAGGCATTGGAAAGGCATGCAAGAAAACCAACACAGCCGCTTTTCACGCGTCCATCCATAAGCaacctttctctttttttcctgcagTGTCGGAACAAATTTAATGCAGATCGTGGATAACCAGGAAGACCCGCATGTCTTCCGGCTTCACCACGACCGTGTCTTCTACATGAGGTGAGAACCTCCGGAACATGACGACTTTCAggcaagaagaggcgcgtcgAAATGCAATATCTGCTCGCATCCCTGTGCGCTTAGGTTATTCCACATCGGTTATGTTCTAGGCGTTTTACAAGCACCAgttatatataaatatagcGTATGACACATCACATCTtcaggtatatatatatatatatatatatatatatatatatatatatacgcgtgAGCCCATGCGCGCGTCATACAttaactatatatatatatatatatatatatatatatatatatactcgCAAGGTAtagagagcgagacgatGCCTTGAGAAACAGCTTTGCTGCGTgacaggcggagacgaggccagagctgcagagaagaacagcggGGTTTCGTCGTGGATGTGCATACCGTacgagaaaaggcggcgTTAGATATCTGTTCAGGCATGCGGCGCCGAGCTGGTCTAGGGAGACGCTTCTTCAGAGTCGGTCCGCATGAGTCGTAGACAAGATTGGCACGAATTGCATTGAGAAGAGCTTTGCGTTTCGGTATGTGGATGTACAGCGAGAAAGTGTTGAAGATGGCGGGCTGCATTCCTCGAAAGAGTCTGGTGAGTCGCGTACGAGTCAAGTCCCGTGAAACCAGGGGAGTGTTTCACGTCCTGCAGACTGTAAGGCCTCCCTCCTTGacctcgccttttctgtggaCGGATCCCCTGCGTCTGTTCCCTTTTCGTCCATGACCTCGCCGCGTTCGGGCTCTTCTTTCGATCCGTCACTTCGAGTGTCCTCTCTGTCTACTCCACATTTCGCCGTGGATCTCTGTTCGTTGCTGTCCCCCGGCGCGGGTAGCGCGGCCTCTTCCCGAGCGAGTTCTGCCCCTCTGTGTCGACATCTCGTGTGCGTTCGTGTCGCTGTTTCCTGGTCTCTCAGCTTTTGGCGGGCGTGTGCCTGGGGAAGTTCACAAAGAGTCGGAAGTTCCGGTTGCAAGTCACAGCCCTCGATCTGATCGCCCGGTACGCCAAGTACCGGATTTGGGTCAAACCCGGAGGCGAGCAGTCGTACGTCTACGGCAACCACGTCATCAAGGTGAGAGAGGACCACACGTCCCCGAGCGATGCAAGGCGTCCACAGGCcttttgtgtgtctgtgtgggGCTCTATTACCGGAGTGCCGTGTGTGCTTGTCTTTGCGTCCAGCGGCACATCGGGCGAATCACAGCGGACATGCCACAGAACGCCGGAGTGTGCATTTGCTCTCTGAACAACGACTTGCCGCTCGGATTCGGCGTCGCAGCCAGAGCGACGCAAGACATTCACGCCGCTGACACAGAGGCCATCGCCGTTTACCATGTTGCAGACGTAGGCGAGTATCTTCGGGAAGAGGCGGATCTCGTGTAACGCGCAACCTAGTTCCCGAGGCCTCGCCAATTTCAAGACTCTCTGCCTGCCATGTTGAAACGTGAAAGGCCCTCAAACATACTCAGCTACTGGTATCTTCTTCCTGACAGCGTATGCGCGCCTACTTGTTCTCTGCCTACACATatctttctgtttctctggtCTACTTCTagctcgtcttcgcttttcccgGCATCCAGTCTCTCGTAGAGCCGGAGTCTCGTGCATCTGAAAGCTGGTCACTTTTGAAGGGCGTCAGCGCCGTGCGTGGCTGTGTCTTTGCCTCAGTGGCGCGCAAGAACCTACGAGATGCCCTCCGTACattttccgttttctgtcaCCTGCGCTCTTTTTGGGGCGGAGCCCCGCTTTCTGAACCTGCTCGGCGGGGGAGACGTGTGGAATCTATGCCTGACGTGAGACGGTCAATATCCATTTAAGGGTCCAGTGTTGACCGCGACTCTTCCCGAGAGAGTGGACAACCTACGGCAACGCGGGCATGTGCCGGTCTACGGCGGGGGCGGGGGAGCGTCTCGAGTCTCGCGGTTCCCTGTGAAGCGGGGCGTTCTGTGGGATGGTTTTTAGAGGACACACAAACAACGCCCAGTGCGTCTTCGGTACCTACAGTTCCTCTCACATGCGTCCTTAGACTGGTCGCTTCACCGGCTTTTGAGCAGGAACATCATGCGGCACATACACAGACAGGCAAGCAGGCCGATGATCATGGCCACCGCAATGGTGACCTGTACGATGACGTTCAGCTTCAAGAGACTCGTGAGGAAaacgctctctgcctctggaAAGTCCGTCAGAAGGACCACGGCCACGCGACGCGTCTCGTTcctgagaaaaacgcgaaacacaAAACATCAAACGGCAGTGATTTCCCGCGTCACCCCTTGATCGCGGTGACGCGCACGATGGGTCTTTTCGCTCCCGGTGAAGTCTcagcagcgaaaaaaaagggggCGTTGGCGAGATTCCTTGCAttcgcgcgaggcgaaaaaacgagagcaCTGCGCAAAGGTGTGGTTCCCTCCATTGGGTCTGAGAGGAATCAAAAAGGCACCTGGCCTGCTACCACGCCACGCGCCTGACAGACCTTAGCAGATGAGTGTGCTCGGTCGTGGGAGATTTCTCCAATGCCAAGTGCAAAGCTATGGCACAAGAACAGGGTATGCACAACCCCACGTGTCTAGATTTCATTCCCTCTCGGTCTCGAAAAAATGTGAGACTGCAGGCATCCGTTTCTCCAGTTGCGCGCAGAAAGACGCCGTCACAAAAcgctcgtttttctcagaGAAAAGTCTCGGGTTCCGCTTTTCGCCGCGCCATCGCCCCCAGCCGGTTTCCACTGACTTGTAGAAGAAGGTGATGGGGACGTGTCGGAGTTCCTGCGTGAGCGCCTCGGCGTAACCCGCGACGTTGTCGACTTCCGTGTAGTTGAAGCGCATGAGAAATTCGGTGAATGGATTCAGAATTAAGAAATTGTCAGAGGCCGGAGGCGCCTCGTCACTCAAAAGTGCTGAattctgcttcttctcgccaccTGGGGCAGTCTGCTTCGGCTCGGTTTCCTCGGCCGGCGCTGCTGCAGAAGCGTCGCTGTGGCGCTGGACAAAAGCGTCGATATCCGCTGGCCTCGGCACTCGAAGAACAGCCCGGTCGAGGAAAGCTGCGTTGAGAGGAAGTTGGCCATATCTCCCCACTCCGAAGACTACAAAATGGCTGTAGACCCAATagcacacagaaaacacgtTCCACTCTGAGGCAGCCATGTAGCTCTGCTCTTATTTccgggggaggggggggggagggggagagTAGGACACCGACAGCTGTCCCTTGGACAGGCGCATTTTCACGCCCTCACCCCAGATTTTTGTGCCCGTAGAAAAAGAGTTGAGAGGCCCGTCGAACGCTGCGGTCGCACGCTTTTGGCTAAAAGCATGGCCATTCTACCGGATATATCTTGAGCGATCCTATTACACCTATCTAGCAACGGGCGCAGAACAGCGTCTTTTGATCGGTGGATGAGGCCGTCCTGTGTGTTGCCTCACGCAAACGCCTCTAGTTCGCGACCTCGCGGGTCTCCTTGCCAGCGTATTTAGAAACGGAGCACACGCGCACCCGCCACGTGTTCGCTTATCCCTTTTTTGACTTACATTCTTTCGCCTGCGCGACTCAGCAAGCGAATACGTGGCAGGATGGCCTCGGGCGCGAAAGCCTCCGAGTCCGTGACGATCACTGGCGTTCCAGATGGGCTGAAAAATCAAATCCGCACGACTCGGATACGCAGGCTTTCTACTGGGATGCAGCATTGAGCAAGCGGCTTTTCCCCGGCTTTTTGCCGTCTAGATTTTGTTTGAGGGTGGGTCCAGCTGGCGCAGTTTCTGAAGGAGTCAAGGTCAACTCAgttcttttcttcagaaAAACAGTGACGACCGCATGGCACAGGAAAAGAGGGCGTGGGCCACCCGAGAATTCAAAGCTTCACCAGGTCATCGCCTGTCCATTCGGTGGGAGGGACCGGCAGCAGATCAGCACACGGTTTTTGCCCTCATGCAATAACCGGTTTTCTCCTTGACGTTCAAGAACTAAACACCCGCAAACGTTTCTCAGCACGTCCACAGAGAACAACCTCGAGTTAGTCGAGGCGCCGCTACACTGCCCAGAAATTTCTATCtacctacatatacatatatatttacatatgtatttgtatatatatatgcatgcagtgagAGTCGCAGGAACACTGGCGCGTTGCTGGAGCTCAGAAACGAGTAGAAGCAGAAAGACGGACCGTTGCGCTCGCTAGCAGTGCGGGTGGCTTCACGAGAAAGGGGAACTCACGCAAAATCCATCGCCCTTCCAAGAAGGAGCTCAAGTTCAGGACGCCGGTCGTTGACCACAACGACGACCTCTCTTCTGCAAGCGACAACGCAAGGATTCGGCACAAGAGGAAACGTCCACTGCGGATTTTTGTTTTTGCCCGACAAAAACCCATGAACGGTTGGCGGACTGCTGGGGGGTCACGACCCATAGCAAACGGAAGCGCAGAACAGGTTCATTGGATTCTGAGCTCTTGGCAGGATTCGATTATGTCTGGCCACCGCCATCTGATGCTTGCGCGTCTACCACGCGCCGTCGCATCCACTTGGCAAGTTTTCCACTGCGACTCGCGCGTACCCGTCGACTGTCTTCACAGGATGGTTGGGCATCTTCCGCTGCAGCGCCGTGACGAAATCGCGCACCGATTGAATGACCTGCGCTTTGTTTCTCCCGTAGGAAAGTCCGTCTGCTTGAGCGCCAGGCTCGACAATCCGGGTGAGGCCATACGGAATCCACCGGAGCATTagcgtttccctttctcttctctccgggtgttccttcgcttctgtgtctgtttccgcgCGTGTGATTGCGACGGCGCTTGTGATGTTCAGAGAGCTGTCAATCAGTTGGTCTAGacgggggagaaagaagggagactcGCGAAGatccgcgttttcgcccgTCGGAATGGGCCAATGGAGCGGTCCGAGCGAAGTGACTGAACTCGACTGGAAAAAGCCCATCCGCCGGACCGGTGTCTGCGTGCTGGAATGACAAAGCAGCCGAAAACAGTGGACCACATTCGAGACTGTATCGCGGGGCGCAGAAAAAACTGAACGTCATGTAGTAGTGAATAACAAAGGTAAAACCAGGGGGATCTGGGATCCTTCTCGGCGTGACATCGGTGGTTCAGCAGATTTCCACAAAAGCACACACCGACCAAGTGAGCGGACTGCAGCCTTGTTGGAACCGGAGAGATACAGGCaacaaagggaagaaaactgCATGCTCCCACACGTTCTGCAAGTCTAGCGGAGCCTCCGGCTTGGCAGTCAGATTCAACCACGTCGATGTCCTCGAAAGATCCGGAGTTGGGGATATGCAGGCTTCCAGATGAAGCAAACGAAAAGGCAGGCGCGTCGCCCCAGACTCCCTGTCTAGATGTGAAGCTAGCAGTGTGCCACCATGCTGTTTCAGGGCTGGGACGGAGCGGCCAGCGCTCGGGACACACGCGTGGAGGACTTACTATTCGCCAGCTACAACGTAAAAGTAGGGTTTCCCCCTGGCACGCAGGCAGCACAAGGGAGACAAGAAATATTCGGATCAAccctcgaggcggcgaaacATTCAGCACCTCTTTCGCCGATATGACGGGGCGGAGGGCCAAAAAGGCCGACGATGCTCGAGTGTGCCGACAGCTCGGCAACCGTTTCACACGATCGCTCCTGCCACAACCGCGACGCAGCTTATCGTCAGATGCACTTACTCTTCGTTGAGAATCTGCGCTGCCGATTCCACGAAAGATTCTTGAGAATGCCACCGGAGATGAATCACTGGCAGCCGGCCCCTGCGGGTGAAGCACATCCGAGCAAAAGGCCCACAAGCACCTAGGTTCACATAAACGGTCATCCCGTTGAACTCTTGAACTCACATACCTCCCACACTTCACCCCTGTCAGTTTCGGCGTGCACACACTTCTCACGAGAGCACCCCAAACTCCTCTAGATCCCACGCAGACATCGGGAAGTTgctgccgctcctctcttcgaGAACACCCGCCGTTACGGCCGTTCAGTCGAAGCCGGTCGGGAGTGAGCAGCGTCGCCTCCCACCGCCCGAGTCAAGTTTTGGAAAAAAGCTCCGCGCCTAACCGACTGGTGAGACTCTACAGGGCGGACCCCAGTTTTGCGGCGAAGCTTCGCCGATTAGGTGGTTCGGAGGGGTCTGCGCGACGCGAGCCTCAAAGAGGACCGGGATTCCGACGGGACAATGAGGCGCACAGGAAACATTGCCGGGCATAAGGTGATGAACTACAGACGAACGTGCCCAAAGGTGCCATGTCGGTTCGTCTATGGATCTCACCCGTTTGTGCGCCGTGAAGTCTCGATCGACTTCGATAGCGCCTCGTGGTAAAGCGGTACCGTCATATTTCCGGGAACTGGTAGAAGCCACAGAAAGCATACGCAAATAGAGGCCAGAGGATAAAAGGCTCCGTTGAATCAACTTCAAACCCGAAGAGGCCAGACCACGAGCGGCGACCGGAAAATGTAGTCCGCATACCCGCAGCCTCTTTCGAGAGCTAGCGTCTCAACTTTTGGTGTCTGAAAACAGTGCCTCTTTCATCCAAACGGCAATGGAACGCAGTGGCCGACGCGCCGACTCGCTGTGCGTGCGCCgggaggggggaaagacTCGCCTACGACGTATCGCAAGGGGGCTTTGCATCTGACACAGCCTGCAACGTCCTTCgttcctccctgtctcttcagtGAACCGGAAAACGGCCCGCAGTGAAACCCCGCAACTCCCGCGCGAATCGCAGACTGCGCGGACTCAGGTCccagcgacgcgagaggatGCTCTCACCGACGAAGTCGTCTGTCTCCAAGTTTGGCAGGTCGGTATCTTGTGGGAGCGGAACAGGCAGAGCTCCCAACGAGGTGTCGTCCTCGGCAAAGATGCCTTGGTTTACGTGCCGTGTGTCCCTTGTCAACTCACGTCCTACAGGCCGCGTCGCTGAGTCCTCGCCCGATGGGTCTTCGTTGCTCCCGGCTGTCCCCTCTACCGGGCTCACTACAAAGGACTCGTCTGTGTCACTCGAAGCGGCAGCCCGTTGACCCTCGTCAGAGCTTGGGTCCACTCCGTTCAGTTCTTCTTCGGAGGCGCCAGCCTGTCCGGCGTAAGCCGAGGAACCTCGAGACGCTTCTCCCTTGGCATCCGCCGACTCCGCGTCCAACTCGGGGACTCCAAAAGGGAGAGCGCCTGCCTGCTCAGAACGCGGACTCTCTGGATCAGAAGGTGTCTCACGTTCACTTTGCTGAGACTGTGCTCCGGCGAGGTTTTCTGCCGAGACAGACGCGTCACCAGCTTCCCGCACTGGCGACTCTCTGGTTCTCTCCGACAGGGGTATATTCACGTCTGGTTTGAcgtcgccgctcgcctgcCGGAGGGGAGGTTCTTCGTCGACGCCAGCTTCCGGCTGCACGCCATCCGGTTCGTCTGAAGACGTGGCCACCGGTTGTGTCTCCGGTGTCAGAtctccctcgttttcgtTCTGCTCGGATGCGAAGCCCGTCGCACGAAATGCGTCCTCACGGCCCAGCGGATCGACCGTCTCGGGAACGTCGGTTTGCCCGTCTTCAGATTCGTCTCGGAGGTTGAAgaacgagggaaacgaaCTTCCGCTCCCGCGGCCTGCAGGTGTACTAGGCGTTGCCCAGGATGCCGCCGCCGTTCGAAGTCGCGGATCGTGGGTGCGGCGCATGCTCCGAAGGCGTGAAGAAACGTGCGATCGGGTCCCTTCAAACGGGTCAGCCAAAGACCAAGTCTGAGGCGCTGCCACTGGCCAGTGTGTGCTCGGGTGTCTGTCGCCATGCTGGCCGAAAGATCGGCGCTCAGCGCGGCTGTCCAGGAGCAAGCTCCGGGAAAGGGTCCAGTCATCTTCGTGGGCCCTATACGCTGCAGGGAGACACgcaagaggagacaacgcagCATGCACGAACCAATGAAAAGAGTGTGTAGCCGTTTCTGAACGTGTGATCTCAGTGCCTGTGCCTCGACGTGGCGTGTCCTTCCTCCCGGGCCGCGGCCTGCTCGCGAGACTTTTCGGTGCCGACGCCATCCAGACAATTCCTTCAACAGAACATTCAGGGGGGGAATCAGAGCGACCGAGGAGCGGCGCCGGCACCTTTTCAAGCAATGGGGACTTCCTGCCCCGAAGAAAAGCCGCGCGAGGGGAGTCAGACCTGTGTTCTCCGCCCCTATCAGACACGGGCGACTggggcgaagggagagaatcGCTGCTCATGAGGGTGTTTGCGGCAGAAACAACGGTTTACCAGTCAGGAAACGGTCACTCGTGAGGCAAAGGGAAGAGATGGGGAGGCGGCCGGAGGGCCAAGAGACGCTGTCTAGCATGAGGCAACCTCGAGCAATTGGAGACGCGTCGTCCTCAGTCGCTCCGATGCTGCGGAAAGAGTTGACTCACTGGGAAGGCATGACGCCAGGGGAGGGAATGAGACGATGAAAACGGCGCTGAGTGCAAGGATGACCGGCGACGGTCGACGTCGTTGAAATCTTGAGTCTGTGGCCATTAGGACGTGTCCGTGGTCACAGGACTTGACGCAGACGGTGGATCATCGTTCCTCGAAGCTCGGCCCCCACAGTTCCCGCGTGGAATGTACTAACGCTGATGCAACTGATGAAAACGGCGCGTGACGCAAAACTCCCCGAGCGCTCGCGAGACTCCACACATGATCGCTGAAGCTCTTCGGCCCACTCGGTCAGCTTTGTCGCGCGGCCTGGTTTTAAAACTGTTCGACGCCAGTC from Neospora caninum Liverpool complete genome, chromosome VIII includes the following:
- a CDS encoding putative 60S ribosome subunit biogenesis protein NIP7, whose product is MRQLTEEEVKLVFEKLSKFVGTNLMQIVDNQEDPHVFRLHHDRVFYMSEKVLKMAGCIPRKSLLLAGVCLGKFTKSRKFRLQVTALDLIARYAKYRIWVKPGGEQSYVYGNHVIKRHIGRITADMPQNAGVCICSLNNDLPLGFGVAARATQDIHAADTEAIAVYHVADVGEYLREEADLV